The following DNA comes from Ooceraea biroi isolate clonal line C1 chromosome 11, Obir_v5.4, whole genome shotgun sequence.
AGTAAGCGGAGTGTTCTACTGCATATTGCATATCTCATATATAGCAATTCGTAAACATATGACAAGGATAATATATGTTattgtattcttttttaatatttttggatagactaaataattaatacagtcCAGACAttctgtatattaaaaatattaggtgCCTTTTCCTATAAAATGCCAAAATAGTGAATTGATCGAGAAATCCATAGGAATTTTGTTagtaaaattcaaatgcaaaactttgtaagagagagagagaattttattGACTCATATATGTCATTTTTTTGACGACTTATCGCCATCTCTCAGCTAGCTGTATTACATCACTTTGATAAAATGCTTGATTTTTATCTAATTGGGCCAGATAATTTTTAGAGGCCCtctaaaaaatgaatatataaatcattgaCGAAGTTTTGCAGCGACAGAATAAAGTAGAAGGCATGGGGCAAGATTAGATGAATATATTGAATGAAAGACGTACCCCAGCTAAATGTAGGCTGCTTTCCTTTTAGGGAACACAGTCGACACTTTTGACACAAATCGACACACATTGCTTTCCATTTCGAATTTGCGTATACCGCGTTCCATTGTACTGTGGCAAATTGTGTTCGAGTGTGTAATCTGTGTCGATTTGTGTCTTCTAAAAGGAAAGCAGCTGTAATCATTTTCGCTGATTGTGtaaatagttaataattattgatttcatatttagttttgagtatTGACAAGGTGGGATTTTTTATGTTGAGGCAATTTATCATGCTTCTGGTAATACTCTACTTTCggatatatattattcgtaAAGCGCGCGTATTTCGTCACGTCCGTTTCATATAACTTATATAAAGCGCGTGCGGCGGGGTTCTTCCCTTTCTGCCTCGGTCTTTGTTTTCGAATACAGTACAGTTAAGAGTCAAGTTCGAAGTGAGAAAGTTTTCTTTTACCTATCCTTGAGTAAATCCTATACATCACGTCACAGATTTCACTAGTTTGCTCcaacattttatgtaattttcttttttcaaaaaggtgtttttagatattttatatttcatatttttttgtattcatTTTCATATCGAAATTCAAAGTTGCAAAAATACCGAGTAATCGATAATATCGAATCGATAAACATCTCTACGACGCGAGTGACGCAATATGGCGCATGTGGTGCGATAGATTTTTTAACCTTATAAACCGGcatttttaacgttttattattcttcttGTTAGAGATTAAAGCAAAGTTTTTATCGTTTTAGAATGTTTTTCCGCACAAGAGACTATTGACCAACTCAGTTACAACCTGAAGTGAAAAGCCCAGTCTACATTTTAACCTTTTATTGTGAATAAACAACAGTGAGGTTGTAATCACAATAATGGAGCGGAAAGAGACAGCTCAATTGCACAAGCTGAAAGAAGAACTTTTAAAAAAAGTGATTCTATTGAGAAACAAATTAAAGGATCAAGAAGAAAGTGGACGTCAATTGCCGATTAATTTCaacatgtaattatttaaataattcaactctttttaattacacaattttattattttgtattcgtAGCAGCGCACCGTCTTCTAATGACGAAGATCACAAATTATCGGAATCATTGTCCACCAAGTACAAAACTAAATTGTGTGAGATTTCCAGTCAGCTGACAGGAATAACATTTCAAAATGTCAATAAGAGATGGCTACATGACAATGTTTACGTCTACGTCGCAAAAGTgaaaacaaaaacaatttcCTTCAATCTTGAATtaacaatagtttttaaaGTACGTGACTTTATTGCAGACTGGAAAATTCTCACGAGCTATTTTTAACGGTCTTGTATTTTTCAGGATTTTAGTGATTTTAGCATCGACGACATAAGGTGCTACTTTATAGACGTTGACGATTGTTACATGATTGAGATATCTCCTTGGTTCGAGAAGATTATAAGCATGAAAAACTTTTCCCTCCTTATGTCTGGTAAACagttacacacacacacatacacatatgcatgcatatatatatatatacattgttataataattagctATAATTTtgtctatatatttattttcaatacttataatttattttcagcaCTATCCaattacaatgaaaataaCATTCTTCGATCGAAAATTTTACGTAACTTAGAAGGGAACAAATATGCAAACGTTGAGCCATACACTCAGGACACTGGAGGTATATTGGTATACGTACATCCTTCTGGAGATACagcaaaaaactatttaatatttcaatggACGATGAAATTTTTGGAATTAACATGGCACATTGAACATTTCTTTACAGTCAAGTCCACAGACATAggtaaaaagataatttttatatcttttaataatttttaatatctttagatttagtaagaaatatttattggtTTAGGAGTAAGATTTTCCgaggaaaattattctttattaaaagaattctGTAAAGTTGGTTTGACAAGAGACAGTCTTGTGGAATTATGGAATAGATTGTGCACTGCGGTCGATGCTTATCATGCTAAAAACAccaaaaatatgtaaagaaAGTGATGTAAAACtgattttctttaattagCCATGACACGTGAAGATTACGCACTAactatattctattatttaagTAGAACAGTTGAAAGTTGTATAGTGAAGATGTTAAGCGCACATGCGCAcacagaggaagagagagtgagattaaaatgtattaagtctaatgtaacatatttttttatggaaatgatagaaatgtaacattccgtttaaaaaagattgataaagagacaaaaaatattgataccttaaaaattattttatttaattatgtagttattttatgtaattattttatatgtagcAACGAAAGACAATGTATCATTGTATTTGAAACTGAAGTTAACCAGTAAAATCTTtctttaagtttttaattctaaatccttttttatattaaataatatttttatattaataactcTTTCGACTTACTTAGTgtttattagtattatacgactattaatatttattggatTTTATAACTTTATCTCTTATCATTATGTGCATAGCATTCTTCTGAAAACAAGTAATATTAGTTGTTATCTTTGCGCAAATTAGTGAGAGAAAGatttgtgtaaaataaatattttggaaaaagTTCAATATGTTCATTATTTATAGGACAACagtacagaaaaaaattacatgcAGCAGcatttgtatgttattttgtaatgttattttgattaaatacATAAACCACATATATAGTTGAACGACTGAAGAAACGCTTTGCATGTAAGAACAATATAACTAAAGAATGAGaagattaaagattaaacTAAAAATTAAAGGATTGGTAAtgataacataatataaataatataatatagatgaaatatttaataaatatttaatattaggtatacaaaagttttaatcatttttcgcATGTTTTCCCTttactttttaaatacataatatatgcaattagTTCAGTTCAAAATACTTACccttttttatgattttctgCCATATCTCGGGTAAATTTCAAATACTTTTGCGAAAAACAATGTGTTCGTATCTCAACTACGTCTCGAAAGTATTATTCGGTGAAAAAGTACTGCATCGATTGGAATAAGTAGTAATCCGAAAATGTGCCAAGTTGAGTGAATACACCGCGTGCAGAAAAACTTTcctaaattatttcaaaatgatTTGCTGATTGATCTAAAACAGCACATTCAGAAATAAATCTGCCTATTTAAATTTacctatatatttaaatatcaaatagtAATTCTGGTATTTCTCTATTTTGCTGTGAGAGTCGACAGGAGTGACAATAGAACCTTTAGCGGAATAAAACTGAATTATGGAATCATACTTTTCGTTTTTTGGTCTCAATATGAAGATCAGcggattataattataataaaaaataaagacatctatatgataaaaacataataaaaaacatctatataataaaaaaataaagacatCTATATAATAGACATCTATATTACATAGATGTCTGTCTATAATAATTGTGATATTCGTGTTCAAGAGAATCAACCTTCGTAAACagcgatttttttttaaaaaaaggtctaaaaaggttttttctttgataataaaaaatttattaaaaataaaagtataggATTTCATACAACCACACTTACACTTTAAAAGTGTGGTTGTATGAAATcctatacttttatttttaataaatttttgagatCACAATTGCAAAATCGAGCTCTTTACGAagatttatacatgtacaagGAATACTTACGTACAAAAAAAGGataggaaaatatattatttctcaatggcgaaaaagaaaaggtaCGAAATTTATGTTGCATAAATACTtaggtaattaataaataaataattaggtATATATTACCTAAAGTGTAATTGATAGTGGACAttgtatatttgtaaataGGAAATTTTAGATAATTTTGAGAGCTTATTTctgtgttttattatatataatactttttaagcattttaataataaataatgacatTTTAGTGCCTATTATGTGATAAGAGTTTTGAATATTCCCTTTTCTAGCAATAACAATTTCCTTTAGATGATTTATAGTTACATTTGTAGGACTGACAAtgaagtttattatttattatattattggggaaatctaattttattaacgaaaCAATACAAATGATTACATGTGGAAAGCTGCAAGTAATTGATTTTGATCCACAATGTTATCCTCCCTTTAGACGAAGAAATGCTTGCTGATGACTGCATATGGAGAGAAAATTCAGCACGGCAGAGATTTGttgtaagaaaaaataaagtcaCAAATTGTATACTATGTacataattgataatttttttattgtctttTGTCTGGTGCCacaaaataatctaaataCATTTCTTAGCTTAGTTTAATCTGAACATAATTTGATTGACACTTATTTTGGCATGAAACTGTTAAAACTACTAAACTCCAAGTAGGATATATACACCTTAGTAAAAATGCTAAGTATCCGTAAAGAATGTTGCACATGttctctataaaaattaagtcTCAATGCCACAAAAAAGTAGAATTTCAGACCGATGCGTTTATTGGTTTCTTTGGTTCGGTCGTGTAAAGtaaacaactttttttttcaattttaataaaagtttaatagttttttttaatggataaaGTTGAATATCGCGcagtgataaaatatttcgttttaacAGGTTTAACGccaatagaaataaaaactgaGGGTTGATTCAATGTTTTGGGAGCATCCTCATCATTGTTTTCAGGTAatacgtaaaattttaataagaaaaatctacagaaaaatcaatttaaaaaaatagtagACTGTGATAATCAGcagcaaaaattaataataaattaaacaaaaatctatcaatatttttttcacccACAATGCGAGTGTCCGATTATCTATAACGTTTTTTCTAGCTCGAGACCTATTCGTTTGCGACTTGATTCGATGTCAATTACCTTCACTTCTACGCGCTGGCCTACACACAGAGcttgatttttcattttcgaatTGTGGATCAGTCCGTTCGTACCGACGCCTATATCCACGAACGCACCGAAATGCGTGACGTTTTGCACAGCGCCGCTCAAGACGACGCCGATGCTCAGGTCGTTGAGGCTCCGCATGCTGTCGCGGAACAGCGGACTGTTCAACTTCAATCGTATGTCCTCGCCTCTCTTCATGGTCAAAGCTTCAACTATGACCTCCATGGTGCTCTCGGTGGTGTCCATCCGCACGACAAGCTCCGCACGTTCCTTCTGCGCGCAAAACTTTATCCGCTCAATAAATTCCGGAGTGCCCAGGTCATCCAGCTTGCACTGGCAGTATTTTATGAACTCGGTCGCTATCGCGTACGATTCCGGATGGATCCACGTCTGGTCTAAGGGATTGAGGTCGTCGTCCTTGAGTCTTGCTTTCTTCGATTTTGTTTCcacatttttttccgtttttttctCGTTGCCTGCAGCCGTTTCCGGTAAGATTCTTATAAATCCGGCGCATTGCTCGAAGGTTTTGCTACCGATACCCTTGACTTTCAACAATTGTTTTCTGTTCTTAAACGGTCCATGGTTGGTTCGCCAATTTATGATACTCGCAGCCCTGGAATTCGTAAGACCGGCTATTCTCCGCAGGAGACACTGAGAGGCTGTGTTGATATCCACTCCCACAAAACTCACAGCCTCTGTGACAACCtgtaacaaattatatattaattatatttatttatttatcatattaaatatttattatataattctaaaattaattctacaattcatcatataatatttaaactcCACTGGACATCTTGGTATCTTCATTTCATTAAACATTACCATTAAACAGCAATTAAATTTGTACTAACTTCGTCTAACGTATTCAGCAGTTGTTTCTCAGGAAGGTCATGCTGATACATTCCGACTCCCAGATGCTTCGGTTCCACCTTGACCAATTCGGCCAGTGGATCCTGCAAGCGCCTCGCTATTGAGACAGCCGACACCAAATTTGGATCGAGGTCAAGGAACTCGGATTTTGCTTCAGGACTGCAACTGTAGACCGAGGCTCCAGACTCGTTGACGATGGTGTACGTCACCTTGAAGTCGAATGCATTCGACTCTCTTATCCGTGTCAGGAACTGTTCCGTCTCCCTGCACGCCGTGCCGTTTCCCAGGGCCAGCAGCGAGCACCTGTGCTTCTTCACCAGCTTCGCCAATGCGTTGGCCGAGTGTTCGAAATTCCCAGACTGATTATGAGGATATATAACGGCAGTCTCGAGGACATCACCGTGCTCAGATACGACGGCAAGCTTGCATCCATGACGAAAGCCCGGGTCTATACCGAGAATGACTTTACCCCGAACGGGAGGAGTGAGCAGCAGCTGTTTGACGTTGGTCGCGAAGACGTTGATAGACGCCGTTTCCGCCCTCTCCTTTAGTTCGCTTCTCAGGCGGCGTTTTATCAAGGGCTTCATCATCTTCTTGTAGGCGTAATCGATGCTCTCGTTAAGCAAATCTATCATTGCCTTTGCAATTCTCTGCCTTTGATGCGTGTACAGCGACAGGCAATACTTTTTCCACTGTTGTTCAAGGGCGTCCGGAATGACGATTTTCACTTTGATGACCTTCTGCGACTCGGCTCGGTTAATGGCCAGTATCTGGTGCGGCTTGATGTTCCTTTCCCTCATCTTGAAGTCGAAATACTGTTCGTACTTTTGCTCAGAGGCAGAGCACGCTGCGCTTTTTGCATCACTTGTTTTGCACAGGGTTGTGTGTATTTCTATGACGGTTGTCTTCCGTAGGGAAAATGCTCTGTCGAAAACCCTCTTGTCCTTGCTGATGATATGCGCCGTCAGGCACACAACGTTGCTCATCACCTCATCCTTGTTCCGCAAACCCTTCTTCCCTTCGTCTATCAAGGACGCCAGCGGCGGTATCTCTCGACCGTGCAAAACGGCGTGGCTGACGGGTCCCAGACCCAGCTCCATTGCTTTATCTGCGAGTCGTTTTGAGGCCGGTTTGTACAGGGAATAAATGTCCTCAAGGTCACCGAGAGACTTGGCGGACGTTATGGCGGAATGAACTTCCAGTGACCATTTTCCCAACTTGTCAATAGCCTTGATGATCGTCGCAGCGCGATGCTTGATGACCTTCACTTGCTCGTAGCTGTCCTTGAGTATTCTCAGTTGATCTGGCGTCATGGACCCTGTTACGCCTCTCCTGTATCTCGCGATGAAAGGTATAGTATGATCTTCGTCAAAGAGTTTCACTAAATTCtcagcaatatttttttctacattgTTGACCTCCTGCATGTAATCGACGGTGGTCCACTCTGAACACTCGGCGAAGCTGGAGCTTGCCAAAACTCTTTcctcattttttatatcttgtttCACTTTGGTCTTGTTGAAATCCTTTTGACTCAACTCCAACAGTTCTATATTCGCATTGTCAGCTGATACTGATTCttcaatctttatttttttgttggGCGCACAGAAGTCTTCTTCTTGGCGCTGCTTTTTCACtggttttttaatattaataacacttTTCTTTGGCATTTTTGTCGCTGGTTTTATATCAGGTTTTCTTGACttcttctttgtttctttatattcTTCCATTACTAATCCTTGTGTAATCCAATAATCATGAAGTCATGTCATAGTATTCATCAAGTCTGGTAGTTTTAATCGGTATTTGGTTATCCTTGTTTCACAACAATGGTTCATTTGTAGTTTATATactcaaaataataattgctaaattttatatactctttgaaattttaattttatttactcctttttttatatattcttattattatattctctttgatacttttatttcaacaaatatttttcatgttaaaAGTTTAAACAAACAAGTTAGATTATACACCTCAAAGTACAAATAAACATGAAGTTC
Coding sequences within:
- the LOC105281508 gene encoding uncharacterized protein LOC105281508 isoform X1, encoding MERKETAQLHKLKEELLKKVILLRNKLKDQEESGRQLPINFNISAPSSNDEDHKLSESLSTKYKTKLCEISSQLTGITFQNVNKRWLHDNVYVYVAKVKTKTISFNLELTIVFKDFSDFSIDDIRCYFIDVDDCYMIEISPWFEKIISMKNFSLLMSALSNYNENNILRSKILRNLEGNKYANVEPYTQDTGGILVYVHPSGDTAKNYLIFQWTMKFLELTWHIEHFFTVKSTDIGVRFSEENYSLLKEFCKVGLTRDSLVELWNRLCTAVDAYHAKNTKNM
- the LOC105281508 gene encoding uncharacterized protein LOC105281508 isoform X2; this encodes MERKETAQLHKLKEELLKKVILLRNKLKDQEESGRQLPINFNIAPSSNDEDHKLSESLSTKYKTKLCEISSQLTGITFQNVNKRWLHDNVYVYVAKVKTKTISFNLELTIVFKDFSDFSIDDIRCYFIDVDDCYMIEISPWFEKIISMKNFSLLMSALSNYNENNILRSKILRNLEGNKYANVEPYTQDTGGILVYVHPSGDTAKNYLIFQWTMKFLELTWHIEHFFTVKSTDIGVRFSEENYSLLKEFCKVGLTRDSLVELWNRLCTAVDAYHAKNTKNM
- the LOC105281506 gene encoding S1 RNA-binding domain-containing protein 1; the protein is MEEYKETKKKSRKPDIKPATKMPKKSVINIKKPVKKQRQEEDFCAPNKKIKIEESVSADNANIELLELSQKDFNKTKVKQDIKNEERVLASSSFAECSEWTTVDYMQEVNNVEKNIAENLVKLFDEDHTIPFIARYRRGVTGSMTPDQLRILKDSYEQVKVIKHRAATIIKAIDKLGKWSLEVHSAITSAKSLGDLEDIYSLYKPASKRLADKAMELGLGPVSHAVLHGREIPPLASLIDEGKKGLRNKDEVMSNVVCLTAHIISKDKRVFDRAFSLRKTTVIEIHTTLCKTSDAKSAACSASEQKYEQYFDFKMRERNIKPHQILAINRAESQKVIKVKIVIPDALEQQWKKYCLSLYTHQRQRIAKAMIDLLNESIDYAYKKMMKPLIKRRLRSELKERAETASINVFATNVKQLLLTPPVRGKVILGIDPGFRHGCKLAVVSEHGDVLETAVIYPHNQSGNFEHSANALAKLVKKHRCSLLALGNGTACRETEQFLTRIRESNAFDFKVTYTIVNESGASVYSCSPEAKSEFLDLDPNLVSAVSIARRLQDPLAELVKVEPKHLGVGMYQHDLPEKQLLNTLDEVVTEAVSFVGVDINTASQCLLRRIAGLTNSRAASIINWRTNHGPFKNRKQLLKVKGIGSKTFEQCAGFIRILPETAAGNEKKTEKNVETKSKKARLKDDDLNPLDQTWIHPESYAIATEFIKYCQCKLDDLGTPEFIERIKFCAQKERAELVVRMDTTESTMEVIVEALTMKRGEDIRLKLNSPLFRDSMRSLNDLSIGVVLSGAVQNVTHFGAFVDIGVGTNGLIHNSKMKNQALCVGQRVEVKVIDIESSRKRIGLELEKTL